A single window of Synechococcus sp. CBW1004 DNA harbors:
- the ruvA gene encoding Holliday junction branch migration protein RuvA — translation MIGWLQGRVADPWQQANRCGLLLLCQGVGYELLLTPRHWQRLPPSGSELSLYVHLSVREDGWQLYGFPDRPERDLFRELVAVSGVGPQMALALLGCHDAPALVAAVVRGDLRALVQAPGVGRRTAERLAVELRGRLQERFVDLLEGPPPGLEELPDGTAMPAAEGAREVENTLSALGYEGLEIHRALRAVAAEGLAVGEDTDGWIRECLRWLSRTAA, via the coding sequence ATGATCGGCTGGCTGCAGGGACGGGTGGCCGATCCATGGCAGCAGGCGAACCGTTGCGGGTTGCTGCTGCTCTGTCAGGGCGTGGGCTACGAGCTGCTGCTCACCCCCCGCCACTGGCAGCGCCTGCCACCCTCCGGCAGCGAACTGTCGCTGTACGTGCACCTGAGCGTGCGCGAGGACGGCTGGCAGCTCTACGGCTTCCCGGACCGCCCGGAGCGGGATCTGTTCCGCGAGCTGGTGGCGGTCAGCGGCGTGGGCCCCCAGATGGCCCTCGCCCTGCTCGGCTGCCATGACGCGCCCGCCCTGGTGGCGGCGGTGGTGCGGGGCGACCTGCGGGCGCTGGTGCAGGCCCCGGGCGTGGGGCGGCGCACGGCCGAACGCCTGGCGGTGGAGCTGCGCGGCCGCCTGCAGGAGCGCTTCGTCGACCTGCTCGAGGGGCCTCCACCGGGCCTGGAGGAGCTTCCCGACGGAACAGCCATGCCGGCCGCGGAGGGCGCCCGGGAGGTGGAGAACACCCTGAGTGCGCTCGGCTATGAGGGGCTCGAGATTCACCGCGCCCTCCGGGCGGTGGCCGCCGAGGGCCTGGCGGTAGGCGAGGACACCGACGGCTGGATCCGGGAATGCCTGCGCTGGCTGTCGCGCACGGCCGCCTGA
- the rpsO gene encoding 30S ribosomal protein S15 has product MPLTTTRKQELINEHQTHGTDTGSVEVQVAMLSERINQLSGHLQKNIHDFSSRQGLLKMIGRRKRLLSYLRNISEERYAALIARLGIRG; this is encoded by the coding sequence ATGCCGCTCACCACCACCCGCAAGCAGGAACTGATCAACGAGCATCAGACCCACGGCACCGACACCGGCTCGGTGGAGGTTCAGGTGGCGATGCTGAGCGAGCGCATCAACCAGCTCAGCGGTCACCTGCAGAAGAACATCCACGACTTCTCCTCCCGCCAGGGCCTGCTGAAGATGATCGGCCGCCGCAAGCGCCTGCTCAGCTACCTGCGCAACATCAGCGAGGAGCGCTACGCCGCCCTGATCGCCCGCCTCGGCATCCGCGGCTGA